Sequence from the Kineosporia succinea genome:
GTGAGTTCTTCGTGGCGAAGCCCTCGAACACCGTCGCCCAGATCAACGCGGCCCTGGCCACCACCTCGTCGTACGCACTGGCGCGGATCGGGCCGAAGGGTGCCTCGGCGAGTCACGCGAGCAACCCGACGTCGCTGCACGACGTGTTCCTGCGCGCGGGCGGCCACAGCAGGGCCAGGGCCGAGCGCAGCCTGATCGTCAACAGCGACAACGTGATCGGCGACCATCTGTGGATCTGGCGGGCCGACCACGACGACGCGGGTGGTTCCACGATCGGCTGGACCGTGAACACCGCGAGGACCGGCCTCATCGTCAGCGGTGACGACGTGACCCTGTACGGCCTCTTCGTCGCGCACTACCAGGGCCTCAACACGCGCTGGGACGGTGAGCGCGGCCGGGTCTTCTTCTACCAGAACGAGATGCCGTACGACCCGCCGGACCAGGCCGCGTTCGTGAACGGCTCGGCGCGGGGCCTCCCGGCCTACCAGGTGGCCGACGACGTGAAGGAGCACGAGGCCTGGGGTCTGGGCAGCTACTGCTTCGTCAACGTCGACAGCTCGATCGTGGCCGACCGCGCGTTCCAGGTGCCGGAGACCGCGGGCGTGAGGCTGCACCACCTGGTCACCGTGTCGCTGGGCGGCAACCAGGGCACCATCGCGCAGATCGTGAACGACCAGGGCGACAGCGCCGGGGGCGCGGGGGCGATGTCGGCGCGCCTCACCGAGTATCCCTGAGCGCTGCCGAACGGGGGACGCGTCGGGGCCCCGGTGCGTCCCCCGTTCAGTTCCGCGGTTCGCTGCCTCAGGTGAGGATCACGATCACCGGGTGTCCGGGACGGCGGGAACCGGCGCTTCCGGGTGGAGCTCCGGCGTCCCGGGGGCCTCCACCCTGCGCAGGAGCACCAGCAAGGGGCCCGCCATGGCGGTGGTCACCAGCGCCATCACGACCATCATGGTGAACAGCTGGGTGTCCAGGACACCCAGCTGGACACCGGCGTTCAGGATGATCAGCTCGGTCAGGCCGCGGGTGTTCATCAGGACGCCGAGCACACCGGCCTCGCGCCAGGGCATTCCCGCGGCCCGGGCCGGGACGCACGCCCCGATGAACTTGCCCGCGCAGGCGACCACCAGGATCGCGGCGAGCTCCAGGTAGTTGCGGGCACTGAGCGAGGCGATGTCGACGTTCAGCCCGGTGACGATGAAGAAGACCGGCAGCAGGACGGCCGTGGTGCCCTTGAGCAGCGGGCGCACCGGAACACTGCTCTCGTCGCGCGGCATCACGAAGCCCAGGACGAAGGCCCCGAAGATGGCGTGGATGCCGATCCAGGTCGTGGCGCACGCCGACAGGAACACGGCGGCGGCCAGCACCGGAAGGAGGTGCAGCAGCCCACCCCGGCGGGCGATGGCCGGCACCAGCACGGCCAGGAGCGGGCGCACGACGGCGAACATGACGATCAGATAGCCCACGGACAGCGCCAGGATCCCGAGCAGCTGCCCCTGCCCGCGGGCGGTGACCGTGGCCGAGACGAATGCCAGCAGGCACCAGGCGATCACGTCGTCCACGGCGGCACCGGCCAGCGCCAGAGCGCCCACCCGGGTGCGGAGCAGCCCGGAGTCGCCCAGGATCCGGGCCAGCACGGGGAACGCGGTGATCGCCATCGCCGCCCCGAGGAAGAACACGAAGCCCGTGTGATCGATGACCGCGCCGTTCACCACGTCGTGCTCGGGGTAGAGCACCAGCGCCAGCGCCGCCCCCAGCCCGAAGGCGACCAGGACCGAGAAACCCGACACGGCCCCGGCCGTGAGACGCCGCCCGGCCAGGAGACCACGGTTGAACTCCCAGCCGATCCCGAACATGAACAGCAGCAGACCGACGTTGGCCACCACCGACAGGCTCGAGCGGACCTCCGGCGGGAACAGGTGCCCGGGCAGGTCGCCGGGGAACAGCCCGAGCAGGCTGGGGCCGAGGGCGATGCCGGCGGCGATCTCCCCCAGCACCGGGGGCTGACCGAACCGGCGCGCCAGCCCGGCCAGCGCGGCGCCGACGAGGAGGATGACGGCGACGGCGGTGAGCACGTGGGCCAGGGTCAGGTCGGCGGGCGTGGCGTGACTGTGCACGGCGGGCTCCCCTCCGGGAACGGATGTCCGGCGCTCCGGACCGGGACGCAGCGCTCCGGCGGGGATTCCGGGATCGGGGCGACGTCGGGACGCCGCGGCCCCCCATTCTGCGCGACGACCCGCCGTCGCGCGGACCCCCGCCCCGAGGTCCTTCCCAGATCCGCGCTTTGCGGCGCCACCGGCCACTGCCGCTGTACTCCCGCTGTCCCGGAGGTACTTTCACGGGCCTCGCGCCTGTCTCGTGGACCCCGTGACGTCGCACTGGTTCGAGAGATACGGACCGCCCGCCCCCGTCCGGCTGGTCTGCCTGCCCCACGCCGGAGGCGGGGCGAGTGTCTTCCAGCACTGGCCCGGCCGGGTGCCCGGCCGTCTCGAGGTGATCGGCACCCGGCTGCCCGGCCGCGAGAGACGGCTGCGGGAAACCCCGCTCGAGGACTGGGACGAGGCGGTCACCGCCTTCGCGGACGCCGTGAACGGCCAGATCGAGCCGCCCTACGTCCTGTTCGGGCACAGCCTCGGCGCGATGCTCGCCTACCAGGCGACCGTCGCCCGTCTCACCCCGGCGCCGCTGAAACTCGTTCTGGCCGGTTGCCGTTCACCGGACGTGCCCAGCCTGCT
This genomic interval carries:
- a CDS encoding cation:proton antiporter, whose protein sequence is MHSHATPADLTLAHVLTAVAVILLVGAALAGLARRFGQPPVLGEIAAGIALGPSLLGLFPGDLPGHLFPPEVRSSLSVVANVGLLLFMFGIGWEFNRGLLAGRRLTAGAVSGFSVLVAFGLGAALALVLYPEHDVVNGAVIDHTGFVFFLGAAMAITAFPVLARILGDSGLLRTRVGALALAGAAVDDVIAWCLLAFVSATVTARGQGQLLGILALSVGYLIVMFAVVRPLLAVLVPAIARRGGLLHLLPVLAAAVFLSACATTWIGIHAIFGAFVLGFVMPRDESSVPVRPLLKGTTAVLLPVFFIVTGLNVDIASLSARNYLELAAILVVACAGKFIGACVPARAAGMPWREAGVLGVLMNTRGLTELIILNAGVQLGVLDTQLFTMMVVMALVTTAMAGPLLVLLRRVEAPGTPELHPEAPVPAVPDTR
- a CDS encoding thioesterase II family protein, which codes for MTSHWFERYGPPAPVRLVCLPHAGGGASVFQHWPGRVPGRLEVIGTRLPGRERRLRETPLEDWDEAVTAFADAVNGQIEPPYVLFGHSLGAMLAYQATVARLTPAPLKLVLAGCRSPDVPSLLPRLHDLPDPELAAGLGDLTQTPPEVLAAPALRRLFFPMLRADLRLAETWPPAEGLTVRVPLVTIGARDDPVAPVWSQDGWKALAGAGLTRFEVPGSHFFVHDPDTFRAALET